A region from the Sandaracinus amylolyticus genome encodes:
- a CDS encoding alpha-ketoacid dehydrogenase subunit beta, protein MATMVQAVRLALHVGETKLGVTDIFGEDVGPPLGGVFTATQGLRTAWNSPLDERGIVGAAMGLAMAGQKPVAEIQFCDYAFNTIDLLKLAGNTLWSSNGDWNVPLVLMTPVGAGIHGSLYHSHSLDAQATRIPGWKIVMPSNPRDAYGLMLSAIQDPNPVMVLIPKALMRVKAAGPDEMIPGEPDDARALGKMIDAPIGQREGWEPEWPETALEFVPIGAAKTVRRGEHVTVVTYGRMVGVAKRAADVLSREDIDVELIDLRSLHPYDWPAIAESVSRTGRAVFVNEDTEITNFGEHLIRRCVEELWDSLRAPPILEAGKHLPGVGLAEPLEAATIPGLGSVTDAIRRCVRQPDRRMGTSRPRRDFAFTWTGEAPVGPFDAYERAFRHR, encoded by the coding sequence ATGGCAACGATGGTCCAGGCAGTCCGTCTCGCGCTGCACGTCGGCGAGACGAAGCTCGGCGTGACCGACATCTTCGGCGAGGACGTGGGCCCGCCGCTCGGCGGCGTGTTCACCGCCACGCAGGGCCTGCGCACCGCGTGGAACTCGCCGCTCGACGAGCGCGGCATCGTGGGCGCCGCGATGGGCCTCGCGATGGCGGGCCAGAAGCCGGTCGCCGAGATCCAGTTCTGCGACTACGCGTTCAACACGATCGACCTGCTGAAGCTCGCGGGCAACACGCTGTGGTCGAGCAACGGCGACTGGAACGTGCCCCTCGTGCTGATGACGCCGGTGGGCGCGGGCATCCACGGCAGCCTGTACCACTCGCACTCGCTCGACGCGCAGGCGACGCGCATCCCGGGCTGGAAGATCGTGATGCCGAGCAACCCGCGCGACGCGTACGGGCTGATGCTCTCGGCGATCCAGGATCCGAACCCGGTCATGGTGCTGATCCCGAAGGCGCTCATGCGCGTGAAGGCCGCGGGGCCCGACGAGATGATCCCCGGTGAGCCCGACGACGCGCGCGCGCTCGGCAAGATGATCGACGCGCCGATCGGCCAGCGCGAGGGCTGGGAGCCCGAGTGGCCCGAGACCGCGCTCGAATTCGTGCCGATCGGCGCGGCGAAGACGGTGCGTCGCGGCGAGCACGTCACGGTCGTGACCTACGGGCGCATGGTCGGCGTCGCGAAGCGCGCGGCGGACGTGCTGTCGCGCGAGGACATCGACGTCGAGCTGATCGACCTGCGCTCGCTGCACCCCTACGACTGGCCGGCGATCGCGGAGTCGGTCTCGCGCACCGGGCGCGCGGTCTTCGTCAACGAGGACACGGAGATCACGAACTTCGGCGAGCACCTGATCCGCCGCTGCGTCGAGGAGCTCTGGGACTCGCTGCGCGCGCCGCCGATCCTCGAGGCGGGCAAGCACCTGCCGGGCGTCGGTCTCGCGGAGCCGCTCGAGGCGGCGACGATCCCCGGGCTCGGCTCGGTGACCGACGCGATCCGTCGCTGCGTGCGCCAGCCCGATCGCCGCATGGGCACGTCGCGCCCGCGGCGCGACTTCGCGTTCACGTGGACCGGTGAGGCGCCGGTCGGTCCGTTCGACGCGTACGAGCGCGCGTTCCGGCATCGATGA
- a CDS encoding thiamine pyrophosphate-dependent dehydrogenase E1 component subunit alpha, whose protein sequence is MHERMVEARSLEERLIRMQRGGDGYFWIGGPGEEAFNVALGLLAKKGQGLDHDYLHLHYRSSATLLAMGADPVDALRQMKSVATDPYSGGRNFCGHYSKREWNVAPITSPIEVQYATAIGTAIAQKRAGGEGITIVQGGDAGTAEGDFASCLVWASRPGFELPMLIIVTNNGWGISTPGHEQHGEQRIADRGKAFGIRTATIDGNDAESAYRGLEDAMRYVRRERKPFLLEAYVSRLYGHSSSSGSNYVESEIDCVTEIEKKLVARGLRTSDECDSLRNEYEQFLLEAAKTVSLEPKPEPASVWEHVFADRDIVGEGARKVPHDNRLWKAPSCTFPTTKASKNGNAS, encoded by the coding sequence ATGCACGAGCGCATGGTCGAAGCGCGCTCTCTCGAAGAGCGCCTCATCCGCATGCAGCGTGGAGGGGACGGCTACTTCTGGATCGGCGGGCCCGGCGAAGAGGCGTTCAACGTCGCGCTCGGCCTGCTCGCGAAGAAGGGCCAGGGTCTCGATCACGACTACCTGCATCTGCACTATCGCTCGAGCGCGACGCTGCTCGCGATGGGCGCCGATCCGGTGGACGCGCTCCGGCAGATGAAGAGCGTCGCGACCGATCCCTACTCGGGCGGTCGCAACTTCTGCGGTCACTACAGCAAGCGCGAGTGGAACGTCGCGCCGATCACCTCGCCGATCGAAGTGCAGTACGCGACCGCGATCGGCACCGCGATCGCGCAGAAGCGCGCGGGCGGCGAGGGCATCACGATCGTGCAGGGCGGCGACGCGGGCACGGCCGAGGGCGACTTCGCGAGCTGCCTCGTCTGGGCGTCGCGCCCGGGCTTCGAGCTGCCGATGCTGATCATCGTGACGAACAACGGCTGGGGCATCTCCACGCCGGGCCACGAGCAGCACGGCGAGCAGCGCATCGCGGATCGCGGCAAGGCGTTCGGGATCCGCACCGCGACGATCGACGGCAACGACGCGGAGAGCGCGTACCGCGGCCTCGAGGACGCGATGCGCTACGTGCGTCGCGAGCGGAAGCCGTTCCTCCTCGAGGCGTACGTCTCGCGCCTCTACGGGCACTCGAGCTCGAGCGGCTCGAACTACGTCGAGAGCGAGATCGACTGCGTGACCGAGATCGAGAAGAAGCTCGTCGCGCGCGGCCTGCGCACCAGCGACGAGTGCGACTCGCTGCGCAACGAGTACGAGCAGTTCCTGCTCGAGGCGGCGAAGACGGTCTCGCTCGAGCCGAAGCCCGAGCCGGCGTCGGTCTGGGAGCACGTCTTCGCGGATCGCGACATCGTCGGCGAGGGCGCGCGCAAGGTGCCGCACGACAATCGTCTGTGGAAGGCGCCGAGCTGCACGTTCCCGACGACGAAGGCGTCGAAGAACGGCAACGCCTCCTGA
- a CDS encoding DUF4388 domain-containing protein, with amino-acid sequence MLRGDLATMPLTDVLQWAEAARRNVRIEIERESGLGAWMITHEREVIASSMPHVRGVLASDGTPDAPGPGLRAAAIESLLDLFLETQGRFTLRDVSESGPASSEAAVKLAVPLGFLVMEGLRQLDEWPRLASTYPDDAARLRAIGTAPDDELGAVQAAILEQARRPFGSGTPTLAEMQLVLGLSRTALLRRVDELRAIGCVEVEGALPGARDLAATLIDQAAVLVREEQFAEAAHVLRSLLASSPADTRVRRLLEQTERAHLAACYAQLAKTDVVRIARPPSSAISSADQALLDALAQKPRSVAALTLLSPLRELETLLALIRLRKKGIVEVSPA; translated from the coding sequence ATGCTGCGCGGTGATCTCGCGACGATGCCGCTGACCGACGTGCTCCAGTGGGCCGAGGCGGCGAGGCGGAACGTACGGATCGAGATCGAGCGCGAGAGCGGGCTCGGCGCGTGGATGATCACCCACGAGCGCGAGGTGATCGCGAGCTCGATGCCGCACGTGCGCGGCGTGCTCGCGTCCGACGGAACGCCCGACGCGCCCGGGCCGGGGCTGCGCGCGGCTGCGATCGAGTCGTTGCTCGATCTGTTCCTCGAGACGCAGGGGCGCTTCACGCTGCGCGACGTGTCCGAGAGCGGCCCCGCGTCGTCCGAGGCCGCGGTGAAGCTCGCAGTGCCGCTCGGGTTCCTCGTGATGGAAGGCCTGCGTCAGCTCGACGAGTGGCCGCGCCTCGCGTCGACGTACCCCGACGACGCGGCGCGGCTGCGCGCGATCGGCACCGCGCCCGACGACGAGCTCGGCGCGGTGCAGGCCGCGATCCTCGAGCAAGCACGCCGTCCGTTCGGGTCGGGCACGCCGACGCTCGCGGAGATGCAGCTCGTGCTCGGCCTCTCGCGCACCGCGCTCCTCCGTCGCGTCGACGAGCTGCGCGCGATCGGCTGCGTCGAGGTCGAAGGTGCGCTGCCCGGCGCGCGTGATCTCGCGGCGACGCTGATCGATCAGGCTGCGGTGCTGGTGCGCGAGGAGCAGTTCGCCGAGGCCGCGCACGTGCTGCGCTCGCTGCTCGCGAGCAGCCCTGCCGACACGCGCGTGCGGCGCTTGCTCGAGCAGACCGAGCGCGCGCACCTCGCGGCCTGCTACGCGCAGCTCGCGAAGACCGACGTCGTGCGGATCGCGCGCCCGCCGAGCAGCGCGATCTCGAGCGCGGACCAAGCGCTGCTCGACGCGCTCGCCCAGAAGCCGCGCAGTGTGGCGGCGCTCACGCTGCTCTCGCCCCTGCGCGAGCTCGAGACGCTCCTCGCGCTGATTCGCTTGCGCAAGAAGGGCATCGTCGAGGTCTCGCCCGCGTAG
- a CDS encoding GTP-binding protein, translating into MSLINPLAREISAKIVYYGPGLSGKTTTLKAIYDAVRPERRGQLLTLATEGDRTIFFDFLPITVNQVQGMGVRFQLYTVPGQVFYEATRRLVLNGADGVVFVADSQRAARDSNLQSFENLQQNLEEMGIDLARFPFVVQYNKRDLPDLMSVEQMRADLNALGAPEHETAANAGVGVLEALRDISGLVVRSLWNELPKSAPRETPAELLPPSPEAAATQSVRPRGVAGGIVAELQRIVDSGEHEAFSLNESTDVVRAAKTAVPPPIASPDVGISFAPLWEGADTATVVEIEDAIRQGSHKHALELSARALARLLESLPGTLANESPMAKAGLLGLDGREYLRFCRLVLMPESAVTDKDALFALYMLISAKLKAQAI; encoded by the coding sequence GTGTCCTTGATCAACCCGCTCGCTCGCGAGATCTCCGCCAAGATCGTCTATTACGGCCCCGGTCTGTCGGGAAAGACGACGACGCTGAAGGCGATCTACGACGCGGTGCGGCCCGAGCGGCGCGGTCAGCTGCTCACGCTCGCGACCGAGGGCGACCGCACGATCTTCTTCGACTTCCTGCCCATCACCGTGAACCAGGTGCAGGGCATGGGCGTGCGCTTCCAGCTCTACACCGTGCCCGGTCAGGTGTTCTACGAAGCGACGCGCCGGCTCGTGCTCAACGGCGCCGACGGCGTGGTGTTCGTCGCGGACTCGCAGCGCGCGGCGCGCGACTCGAACCTGCAGTCGTTCGAGAACCTGCAGCAGAACCTCGAGGAGATGGGGATCGACCTCGCGAGGTTCCCGTTCGTCGTGCAGTACAACAAGCGCGACCTGCCGGACCTGATGTCGGTCGAGCAGATGCGCGCGGACCTCAACGCGCTCGGCGCGCCCGAGCACGAGACCGCGGCGAACGCGGGCGTCGGCGTGCTCGAAGCGCTGCGCGACATCTCGGGGCTCGTGGTGCGCTCGCTGTGGAACGAGCTGCCGAAGAGCGCGCCGCGCGAGACGCCCGCCGAGCTCCTGCCGCCTTCGCCCGAAGCAGCGGCGACGCAGTCGGTGCGGCCGCGCGGCGTCGCGGGTGGGATCGTCGCCGAGCTGCAGCGCATCGTGGACTCCGGCGAGCACGAGGCGTTCTCGCTCAACGAGTCGACCGACGTGGTGCGCGCGGCGAAGACCGCGGTGCCTCCGCCGATCGCGTCGCCCGACGTCGGCATCTCGTTCGCGCCGCTCTGGGAGGGCGCGGACACCGCGACGGTGGTGGAGATCGAGGACGCGATCCGGCAGGGCTCGCACAAGCACGCGCTCGAGCTCTCGGCGCGCGCGCTCGCGCGCCTGCTCGAGTCGCTACCGGGCACGCTCGCGAACGAGAGCCCGATGGCGAAGGCCGGTCTGCTCGGGCTCGATGGCCGCGAGTACCTGCGCTTCTGTCGGCTCGTGCTGATGCCGGAGAGCGCGGTGACCGACAAGGACGCGCTGTTCGCGCTCTACATGCTCATCTCCGCGAAGCTCAAGGCGCAGGCGATCTGA
- a CDS encoding RCC1 domain-containing protein codes for MTRTRVTCLVVIAIALASCEGTSFRCDPTPSWSYERPDGGGEPRSPREPTECTFDDCFLREVAAGARHTCVLASSGAVFCWGSNDRGQAAPDASEHEITPRRVLGLASVRDGLALGAAHTCVEGATEILCWGEPRVVGGARGEIVTRPEAGFMISAGALHTCLQRFSGGGIEASDCFGAWDGRDPATGPALDPARRFDGIEMFAGGMRSCGLARDALTLECWGSAPPGGRLQPGAWTERAITIDVAPIPLGPALGQEHACVRGGTTVRCWGRGDFGQLGDGTMRDHDAPVPVIGLPERPIGSLCVGGGGPLEIDADGVLVVPAASGFSCASVLDGVWCWGANERGQLGDGTHQDRTTPVRVLDIHDEGSVTCGEAHACFRTFTRLVCWGDNRFGQLGAPSGELDHATRPVLVSLFPDPLERDE; via the coding sequence GTGACCCGCACCCGCGTGACGTGTCTCGTGGTGATCGCGATCGCCCTCGCATCGTGCGAGGGCACGTCGTTCCGCTGCGATCCGACCCCGAGCTGGTCGTACGAGCGACCCGACGGCGGCGGAGAGCCGCGGTCTCCGCGCGAGCCGACGGAGTGCACGTTCGACGACTGCTTCTTGAGGGAGGTGGCCGCGGGCGCGAGGCACACGTGCGTGCTGGCCAGCTCGGGAGCGGTGTTTTGTTGGGGCTCCAACGATCGCGGCCAAGCGGCGCCGGACGCGAGCGAGCACGAGATCACGCCGCGTCGTGTGCTCGGTCTCGCGAGCGTGCGTGACGGTCTCGCGCTCGGTGCCGCGCACACGTGCGTCGAGGGCGCGACCGAGATCCTCTGCTGGGGCGAGCCGCGCGTCGTCGGCGGCGCGCGTGGTGAGATCGTCACGCGTCCCGAGGCGGGCTTCATGATCAGCGCGGGCGCGCTGCATACGTGCCTCCAGCGGTTCTCCGGCGGCGGGATCGAGGCCTCGGACTGCTTCGGCGCGTGGGACGGTCGTGATCCCGCGACGGGCCCCGCGCTCGATCCCGCGCGGCGCTTCGACGGCATCGAGATGTTCGCCGGGGGCATGCGCAGCTGCGGCCTCGCGCGCGACGCGCTGACCCTCGAGTGCTGGGGGAGCGCACCGCCGGGCGGTCGTCTCCAGCCCGGTGCGTGGACCGAACGCGCGATCACGATCGACGTCGCGCCGATCCCGCTCGGGCCGGCGTTGGGCCAGGAGCACGCGTGTGTCCGCGGCGGCACCACGGTGCGCTGCTGGGGCCGCGGCGACTTCGGGCAGCTCGGAGACGGAACGATGCGCGACCACGACGCGCCCGTGCCGGTGATCGGGCTGCCCGAGCGGCCCATCGGATCGCTCTGCGTCGGCGGCGGTGGTCCGCTCGAGATCGACGCCGACGGCGTGCTCGTCGTGCCCGCGGCATCCGGCTTCAGCTGCGCGTCGGTGCTCGACGGCGTGTGGTGCTGGGGCGCGAACGAGCGCGGTCAGCTCGGCGACGGCACCCACCAGGACCGCACGACGCCGGTGCGCGTCCTCGACATCCACGACGAGGGGAGCGTGACGTGCGGCGAGGCGCACGCGTGCTTCCGTACCTTCACCCGCCTCGTGTGCTGGGGCGACAACCGCTTCGGTCAGCTCGGCGCACCTTCGGGCGAGCTCGACCACGCGACGCGACCGGTCCTGGTCTCGCTCTTCCCCGATCCGCTCGAGCGCGACGAGTGA
- a CDS encoding TonB-dependent receptor domain-containing protein — protein sequence MRSSALFARALVWLATFVVMLAPGRARAQALTPPSIAQLEPLPAHHERELIVEALVGVDGLAALEACDATLALCEAVHVALERSRFVPALRDGAPIAARVRIRWDPVAFEPVLPEDDAPWRVRSRREPPPFRARAEVSPVAPAVRRLELIEARDAPGSMGDPLRAIESLPGVVPVANGVPYAFVRGSPPAGTLYVYDGIPLPQLFHLALGPAVVHPRMLGAIELHAGAAPARWGRHIGGVILAEGPDDRAPLDGTHGEIEVRLLDVSGYFETPLPNGGRFAGALRIGWSSLLAGAFVQNLELGFGDYQLRATVPLDAHDDVQVVALGSYDRFAYSSEAGRATHAEIQFHRVEARVRRRAGAFSGLAALRAGWDRTDYFGGLESATHAETGHVAARLEGGLRDRFVSWRAGGDVLASFGRNPEIGLRNTFQPQIQDALTRSTAALWTELTLLLLPELTIDVGARVDTWMYAQRLEGALDPRLRIAWRPITELTLHVGAGVARQPPGYYLPVPGTNDLILAPGLQTAMQLDGGATFELGSFRAELQLFVHRYEDLVFSDFLTILDERGACDPLLELPEDAYCPTMPLVPRTNGISWGGEGLIAIAPRERVSGWISYTLSWSELDPISFGGAWEVAMRPSYDVRHVLNAVARWEIVPGLSVGARVHLRSGGPRGFAYRDFSMPLSLFERVEREVTPFARLDASIAYAWDAGWGRLRVSIEWLNVTFAQEAIALVCAVDGDGIPIRCNTDRAPPIVAPNLGLRIEL from the coding sequence ATGCGCTCGTCCGCGCTCTTCGCCCGCGCCCTGGTGTGGCTCGCGACGTTCGTCGTGATGCTCGCGCCGGGGCGCGCGCGCGCGCAGGCGCTCACGCCACCGTCCATCGCGCAGCTCGAGCCATTGCCGGCGCATCACGAGCGCGAGCTGATCGTCGAAGCGCTGGTGGGCGTCGACGGGCTCGCCGCGCTCGAGGCCTGCGATGCGACGCTCGCGCTCTGCGAGGCCGTCCACGTCGCGCTCGAGCGCTCGCGCTTCGTGCCGGCGCTGCGCGACGGCGCGCCGATCGCCGCGCGTGTCCGCATCCGTTGGGATCCGGTCGCGTTCGAGCCCGTGCTCCCCGAGGACGACGCGCCGTGGCGGGTGCGGTCACGCCGCGAGCCTCCGCCGTTCCGGGCCCGCGCGGAGGTGTCCCCGGTCGCGCCCGCGGTGCGGCGGCTCGAGCTGATCGAGGCGCGCGACGCGCCCGGCTCGATGGGCGATCCGCTGCGCGCGATCGAGTCGCTCCCCGGCGTCGTGCCGGTCGCGAACGGCGTGCCCTACGCGTTCGTCCGCGGCTCGCCGCCCGCGGGCACGCTCTACGTGTACGACGGCATCCCGCTGCCGCAGCTGTTCCATCTCGCGCTCGGGCCCGCGGTGGTGCACCCGCGCATGCTCGGCGCCATCGAGCTCCACGCCGGCGCCGCGCCCGCGCGCTGGGGCCGTCACATCGGGGGCGTCATCCTCGCGGAGGGCCCCGACGATCGCGCGCCGCTCGACGGAACGCACGGCGAGATCGAGGTGCGCCTCCTCGACGTGAGCGGCTACTTCGAGACGCCGCTTCCGAACGGCGGTCGCTTCGCGGGCGCGCTGCGCATCGGCTGGAGCTCGCTGCTCGCGGGCGCGTTCGTGCAGAACCTCGAGCTCGGCTTCGGCGACTACCAGCTGCGCGCCACCGTGCCGCTCGACGCGCACGACGACGTGCAGGTCGTCGCGCTGGGGTCCTACGATCGCTTCGCGTACAGCAGCGAGGCGGGGCGCGCGACGCACGCGGAGATCCAGTTCCATCGCGTCGAGGCGCGCGTCCGACGCCGAGCCGGCGCGTTCTCGGGGCTCGCGGCGCTGCGCGCGGGGTGGGACCGCACCGACTACTTCGGTGGGCTCGAGAGCGCGACGCACGCCGAGACGGGGCACGTCGCGGCGCGCCTCGAGGGCGGGCTGCGCGATCGCTTCGTCTCGTGGCGTGCGGGTGGTGACGTGCTCGCGAGCTTCGGTCGCAACCCCGAGATCGGCCTGCGCAACACGTTCCAGCCGCAGATCCAGGACGCGCTCACGCGCAGCACCGCCGCGCTGTGGACGGAGCTCACGCTCTTGCTGCTGCCCGAGCTCACCATCGACGTGGGTGCGCGCGTGGACACGTGGATGTACGCGCAGCGCCTCGAGGGCGCGCTCGATCCGCGGCTGCGCATCGCGTGGCGCCCGATCACCGAGCTCACGCTGCACGTCGGCGCGGGCGTCGCGCGACAGCCGCCCGGCTATTACCTGCCGGTCCCCGGCACCAACGACCTGATCCTCGCGCCCGGCCTGCAGACCGCGATGCAGCTCGACGGCGGCGCGACGTTCGAGCTGGGCTCGTTCCGCGCGGAGCTGCAGCTCTTCGTGCATCGCTACGAAGACCTCGTGTTCTCCGACTTCCTCACGATCCTCGACGAGCGCGGCGCGTGCGATCCGCTGCTCGAGCTTCCGGAAGACGCGTACTGCCCGACGATGCCGCTCGTGCCGCGCACGAACGGGATCTCGTGGGGCGGCGAGGGCCTGATCGCGATCGCGCCGCGCGAGCGCGTCTCGGGATGGATCTCGTACACGCTCTCGTGGAGCGAGCTCGATCCGATCTCGTTCGGCGGGGCGTGGGAGGTCGCGATGCGGCCGAGCTACGACGTGCGCCACGTGCTGAACGCGGTCGCGCGCTGGGAGATCGTGCCCGGGCTCTCCGTCGGTGCGCGCGTGCACTTGCGCAGCGGCGGGCCGCGTGGGTTCGCGTACCGCGACTTCTCGATGCCGCTCTCGCTGTTCGAGCGTGTCGAGCGCGAGGTGACGCCCTTCGCGCGGCTCGATGCGTCGATCGCGTACGCGTGGGACGCCGGCTGGGGCCGACTGCGCGTCTCGATCGAGTGGCTCAACGTGACGTTCGCGCAGGAGGCGATCGCGCTCGTGTGCGCGGTCGACGGCGACGGGATCCCGATCAGGTGCAACACCGACCGCGCGCCGCCGATCGTCGCGCCCAACCTCGGCCTCCGGATCGAGCTGTGA
- a CDS encoding carboxymuconolactone decarboxylase family protein: protein MEFRDHTIESAPEDARAILKATAGHAGFVPAAMARQAVAPLMLEAFVRLQQTWRATSLDELSREVVAFVVAHEVGCELCDAFHAALLTRLGETELLREIRIGAPLSDARLEAVRRFTKAVLATRGEVGDDERARFAAAGFDARAALEVVLGVSIYVLSTYANRLVRAPVDAPLAQFAR, encoded by the coding sequence ATGGAATTCCGTGATCACACGATCGAGTCCGCGCCCGAAGATGCTCGCGCGATCCTGAAGGCGACCGCGGGCCACGCGGGGTTCGTCCCCGCCGCGATGGCGCGCCAGGCCGTGGCGCCGCTGATGCTCGAAGCGTTCGTGCGCCTGCAGCAGACGTGGCGCGCCACCAGCCTCGACGAGCTCTCGCGCGAGGTCGTCGCGTTCGTGGTCGCGCACGAGGTCGGCTGCGAGCTCTGCGACGCGTTCCACGCGGCGCTGCTCACGCGCCTCGGGGAGACCGAGCTGCTGCGCGAGATCCGGATCGGCGCGCCGCTGAGCGACGCGCGGCTCGAGGCGGTGCGGCGCTTCACGAAGGCCGTGCTCGCGACGCGCGGCGAGGTCGGCGACGACGAGCGGGCTCGCTTCGCGGCGGCGGGGTTCGATGCGCGCGCCGCGCTCGAGGTGGTGCTCGGCGTGTCGATCTACGTGCTGTCGACGTACGCCAACCGCTTGGTCCGCGCGCCCGTCGACGCGCCGCTCGCGCAGTTCGCGCGCTGA
- a CDS encoding MarR family winged helix-turn-helix transcriptional regulator: MHDQFTSDGIVLDNALAYWIHRVYQATRNATFAVLRIDDEEITPEQWIVLVRLWESDGRTQTELGTSTYRDRPTMSRILAGMERRELIRRKTDPENARVWRVYLTPRAKKLKGELVPRVRELVARSLRGISKQDLEVTRATLQKMFANLDQDAGP; this comes from the coding sequence GTGCACGATCAGTTCACGTCGGACGGGATCGTCCTCGACAACGCGCTCGCGTACTGGATCCACCGCGTCTACCAGGCGACGCGCAACGCGACGTTCGCGGTGCTGCGCATCGACGACGAAGAGATCACGCCCGAGCAGTGGATCGTGCTGGTGCGCCTCTGGGAGTCGGACGGGCGCACCCAGACCGAGCTCGGCACGTCGACGTACCGCGATCGTCCGACGATGAGCCGCATCCTCGCGGGGATGGAGCGGCGCGAGCTGATCCGCCGCAAGACCGATCCCGAGAACGCGCGCGTGTGGCGGGTGTATCTCACGCCGCGCGCGAAGAAGCTGAAGGGCGAGCTCGTGCCGCGGGTGCGCGAGCTCGTCGCGCGCTCGCTCCGCGGGATCTCGAAGCAGGACCTCGAGGTCACGCGCGCGACGCTGCAGAAGATGTTCGCGAACCTCGACCAGGACGCGGGGCCGTGA